In Macadamia integrifolia cultivar HAES 741 chromosome 12, SCU_Mint_v3, whole genome shotgun sequence, the following are encoded in one genomic region:
- the LOC122058170 gene encoding protein TRIGALACTOSYLDIACYLGLYCEROL 4, chloroplastic has protein sequence MRNLRWAMDAGFWDLDMSTPRVIDGVARPVLGDPLPLGLSRGTRLSRPKQIDFMQRFIYMPFVPSYVGDPASDSHGLSLQRVITFPFRENWFATALVQLNLQKLISSVKEWQSNNTMDSSWLRNIGRLLCSKSIYARGLCSEFLITPDTTVLVSSDIHGENKRPRNKAVFNHKFPWHDLTVEAVWPDLFVDKVGTYWDVPLLMTIDLASLPSDSGFSNHFTVHYNGGEPKQFDGDQIGQIPPTLLPGICAKHAFSIKKDVDIWRNKAGKLKMVQPYDIFLSDPHISASGIIGTVVTASFGDNSVRSQGKDAVLGPGGFSLYSPGKKSALLADLFASVSYTAQHGHFQRLFLDLTRLHARLDFLSGSKFIAGAARLAQDLYHSQPTNLEAVQAICPDVTLSLQQQIGGPFSVRVDSRLGLDLNNKGWNAHVHESVFAIEFALQDLGSAKALLWYSTKHREAMVELRFFET, from the exons ATGAGGAATCTGAGATGGGCAATGGACGCTGGATTTTGGGATCTGGACATGTCCACTCCCAGGGTTATTGATGGTGTCGCACGCCCTGTTCTTGGAGATCCTCTGCCTTTGGGTCTGTCGAGAGGGACCAGGCTTTCGAGGCCCAAGCAGATTGACTTTATGCAGCGCTTCATCTATATGCCATTCGTTCCTTCTTACGTTGGTGATCCTGCCAGTGACAGCCACGGCTTATCTCTGCAACGCGTTATCACCTTCCCTTTCCGTGAAAACtg GTTTGCTACTGCGTTGGTCCAGTTGAATTTGCAGAAATTAATATCTTCTGTAAAAGAATGGCAATCAAACAACACCATGGACTCGTCATGGTTGAGAAATATTGGGAGACTCCTCTGCAGTAAATCCATTTATGCTCGTGGTTTGTGCTCAGAATTCCTGATCACACCTGACACTACAGTTCTTGTGAGCTCAGACATACACGGTGAAAATAAGAGGCCTCGAAACAAGGCAGTTTTTAATCACAAG TTTCCGTGGCATGATTTAACTGTTGAAGCAGTATGGCCTGATCTGTTTGTGGACAAGGTTGGTACTTATTGGGATGTGCCATTGTTGATGACAATTGATCTGGCTTCTCTTCCTTCTGACTCTGGCTTCAGCAATCACTTCACTGTACATTATAATGGTGGGGAGCCCAAGCAGTTTGATGGCGATCAGATTGGTCAGATACCTCCTACTTTACTCCCTGGGATTTGTGCCAAACATGCCTTCTCGATTAAAAAAGATGTGGACATCTGGAGAAATAAAGCAGGCAAATTGAAAATGGTGCAACCATATGACATCTTCCTGTCAGACCCTCACATTTCGGCATCAGGGATCATTG GTACTGTGGTAACTGCATCTTTTGGAGACAATTCAGTGAGATCACAAGGAAAAGATGCAGTGCTGGGCCCTGGGGGTTTCAGTCTATACTCCCCTGGGAAAAAGTCTGCCCTTTTGGCAGATTTATTCGCATCTGTTTCCTATACAGCTCAGCATGGCCACTTTCAAAGACTCTTCTTGGATCTTACCCGGTTACATGCACGCCTGGATTTCCTGTCAGGTTCAAAATTTATAGCTGGGGCGGCACGTCTAGCACAAGATCTTTATCATTCTCAACCAACTAATTTGGAGGCAGTTCAAGCAATTTGCCCAGATGTCACCCTTTCTCTTCAACAACAg ATTGGAGGGCCTTTCAGCGTTCGAGTTGATTCAAGGCTTGGATTGGATTTGAACAACAAAGGCTGGAATGCCCATGTACATGAGTCGGTTTTTGCCATTGAATTTGCTTTACAAGATCTTGGTTCAGCAAAGGCCTTGCTATGGTATTCCACAAAACATCGAGAAGCCATGGTCGAGCTCCGGTTCTTCGAGACATAA
- the LOC122058097 gene encoding uncharacterized protein LOC122058097 isoform X1, whose product MGGSEAMQAVKVYHHLLKALDKHIGRHFRGFITQEFRKSSELSDPLAAQQKVKLAHTYTYLLNHVHHQMDLLFSYNIAVDRSDEMKRIVGKSAASVGLQLPDVYKP is encoded by the exons ATGGGTGGCTCTGAAGCCATGCAAGCTGTTAAGGTTTATCACCACCTTCTAAAAGCTCTGGACAAACACATTGGTAGACATTTCAGAGGTTTCATAACTCAAGAGTTCCGGAAGAGCTCTGAATTGTCAGATCCATTGGCTGCTCAACAAAAAGTAAAGCTTGCTCATACTTACACATATCTTCTCAACCATGTGCACCATCAAATG GACTTGCTATTCTCGTACAATATTGCTGTGGATAGATCAGATGAGATGAAAAGAATAGTGGGGAAATCTGCTGCAAGTGTTGGTCTTCAGCTTCCTGATGTCTATAAACCTTAA
- the LOC122057551 gene encoding acyl transferase 5 produces the protein MTLSVTRTARGMVQPSGQTPTGTLHLSFIDRLPVLRCNARTLHVFRHGHEPAEIIREALSKALVPYYPLAGRLKESSQGELQIACTGEGLWFVQASADCSMDAVNYFDNIPMVHHEKLLPDLLTEVDDLDPLVLMQVTQFTCGGFVMGLIFCHSICDGLGAAQFLSAVGELARGLHHPSVAPVWCREALATTAPQVYATGKANPPPPLPFLPDYQLKHATMDITPDQINQLKHEFQESTGQTCSTFEIVAARMWSRRTKAINLEKDAKVTLVIFANARQLLHPPLPKGFYGNCFFPVTITVSSEKVSQASHAEVVKLIQESKSMLPIEFTKWINGNSVGDVDPFAPPLAYTTMFISEWGRLGFNQVDYGWGPPVHMIPIQGSSIIPVAIVGTPPKPKKGIRLMTWSVSGPHLQNFLEQMLNLT, from the exons ATGACTCTCTCTGTAACCAGAACTGCTCGTGGAATGGTTCAGCCATCTGGGCAGACACCCACTGGTACGCTCCATCTCTCATTCATCGACAGATTGCCAGTTCTGCGGTGCAATGCTAGAACATTGCATGTATTTAGGCATGGCCATGAACCTGCCGAGATTATTAGGGAAGCCTTATCCAAGGCACTGGTTCCCTATTATCCTCTTGCAGGGCGGCTCAAGGAATCAAGCCAGGGGGAGCTCCAGATTGCATGTACTGGAGAAGGCCTCTGGTTTGTTCAGGCATCTGCTGATTGCAGCATGGATGCTGTCAATTATTTCGACAACATCCCAATGGTCCACCATGAAAAGCTCCTTCCAGATCTTCTCACAGAAGTCGATGATCTAGACCCTCTGGTGCTGATGCAG GTTACCCAGTTTACATGTGGAGGGTTTGTGATGGGGCTCATTTTCTGCCACAGCATATGTGATGGGCTGGGAGCTGCACAGTTCCTCAGCGCCGTTGGTGAGTTGGCCAGAGGCTTGCACCATCCCAGTGTTGCACCAGTATGGTGTAGAGAAGCACTCGCAACCACGGCACCACAAGTATATGCAACTGGGAAGGCaaacccaccaccaccactgccgTTCTTACCAGACTACCAGCTAAAGCATGCGACCATGGACATTACCCCAGACCAAATCAATCAGCTAAAGCATGAGTTCCAGGAGTCGACGGGTCAAACTTGTTCCACATTTGAAATAGTAGCTGCTAGAATGTGGAGCCGCAGGACAAAAGCCATAAATTTAGAAAAGGATGCCAAAGTCACACTGGTGATCTTTGCAAACGCTCGTCAACTCCTGCACCCACCACTGCCGAAAGGTTTCTATGGCAACTGTTTCTTTCCAGTAACAATTACAGTTTCTAGTGAGAAAGTTTCACAGGCCTCGCATGCTGAGGTTGTGAAACTCATACAGGAGTCCAAGTCGATGCTGCCCATCGAATTCACCAAGTGGATAAATGGCAATTCTGTAGGAGATGTAGACCCATTCGCACCACCCCTTGCCTACACAACGATGTTCATATCAGAATGGGGTCGACTGGGATTCAACCAGGTTGACTATGGGTGGGGCCCTCCAGTTCACATGATACCGATTCAAGGCTCCAGCATCATCCCCGTGGCAATCGTAGGAACACCACCCAAACCAAAGAAGGGCATCCGTCTGATGACATGGAGTGTCAGTGGGCCTCACCTACAGAACTTCCTTGAACAAATGCTGAATCTAACTTGA
- the LOC122058095 gene encoding two-pore potassium channel 5-like — MMTPPSRFPSPSQREVSETEETEIVPSSSSSSSSSSSTFRDFRALDDRKKSGLHRCKTAPAMAVVRDLRQHQTQMQKPQLASNSIIIKQSIIFLIIYLSLGVLIYSFNRDYFSGLETHPIVDALYFCIVTMCTIGYGDIAPLTPATKLFACAFVLVGFGFVDILLSGMVNYALDLQENMILTSLRASAGAGNGAGTGRFSAKKYIFDLEKGRMRIRMKVGLALGVVVLCIGTGTMILYFVEDMGWIDSVYLSVMSVTTVGYGDRAFKTLPGRLLASVWLLFSTLAVARAFLFLAEARIDKRHRRITNWVLHRDITVQDLLAADINHHGFISKSEYVIYKLKEMGKIEEKDILQICNQFRKLDPNNSGKITLPDLLESYR; from the exons ATGATGACGCCTCCTTCGAGATTCCCCAGTCCCTCACAACGAGAGGTTTCGGAAACCGAAGAAACAGAGATCGTTccatcatcctcatcctcatcctcatcttcGTCTTCCACCTTCAGAGACTTCAGAGCACTCGATGACCGTAAGAAGTCTGGTCTTCATCGCTGCAAAACTGCCCCTGCCATGGCAGTTGTACGAGACCTTAGGCAGCACCAAACCCAGATGCAAAAACCTCAGTTGGCTTCCAATTCCATCATCATCAAGCAAtccatcatcttcctcatcATTTATCTCTCTCTGGGTGTACTAATCTATTCCTTTAATCGAGACTACTTCTCCGGCCTTGAGACCCATCCCATCGTTGACGCTCTCTACTTCTGCATCGTCACCATGTGCACAATTGGGTACGGCGACATCGCCCCATTGACGCCCGCCACCAAATTGTTCGCTTGCGCCTTCGTACTCGTGGGTTTCGGCTTCGTAGATATATTACTAAGTGGGATGGTTAATTACGCGCTAGACTTGCAGGAGAACATGATCTTGACCAGCCTACGCGCCAGTGCCGGAGCAGGTAATGGCGCCGGCACCGGGAGATTCTCGGCCAAGAAGTACATTTTTGACTTGGAGAAGGGGAGGATGAGGATCAGGATGAAGGTGGGCTTGGCACTCGGGGTCGTAGTGTTGTGCATTGGTACAGGGACTATGATCTTGTATTTCGTGGAGGATATGGGGTGGATCGATTCTGTTTATTTGTCGGTTATGTCAGTTACGACTGTTGGTTACGGCGATAGAGCCTTCAAGACTCTGCCTGGGAGGCTCTTGGCCTCTGTTTGGCTTCTCTTCTCCACACTGGCGGTGGCACGGGCGTTCCTTTTTCTGGCGGAGGCCAGGATTGATAAGAGGCACCGTAGAATCACCAATTGGGTTTTGCATCGGGACATCACTGTTCAGGACTTGCTTGCCGCCGATATCAATCACCATGGTTTCATCAG TAAATCAGAGTATGTTATCTACAAGCTAAAAGAGATGGGAAAGATAGAAGAGAAAGATATATTGCAGATCTGCAATCAGTTCAGGAAGCTTGACCCCAATAACTCAGGGAAGATAACGCTGCCCGATCTCTTGGAGAGTTATAGATGA
- the LOC122058097 gene encoding uncharacterized protein LOC122058097 isoform X2: MGGSEAMQAVKVYHHLLKALDKHIGRHFRGFITQEFRKSSELSDPLAAQQKDLLFSYNIAVDRSDEMKRIVGKSAASVGLQLPDVYKP, encoded by the exons ATGGGTGGCTCTGAAGCCATGCAAGCTGTTAAGGTTTATCACCACCTTCTAAAAGCTCTGGACAAACACATTGGTAGACATTTCAGAGGTTTCATAACTCAAGAGTTCCGGAAGAGCTCTGAATTGTCAGATCCATTGGCTGCTCAACAAAAA GACTTGCTATTCTCGTACAATATTGCTGTGGATAGATCAGATGAGATGAAAAGAATAGTGGGGAAATCTGCTGCAAGTGTTGGTCTTCAGCTTCCTGATGTCTATAAACCTTAA